Proteins encoded together in one Rhipicephalus sanguineus isolate Rsan-2018 chromosome 9, BIME_Rsan_1.4, whole genome shotgun sequence window:
- the LOC119404663 gene encoding AF4/FMR2 family member lilli, with translation MEEPPQGAVRAPRSHTSADSAARESSYGSARTAESDARREAWARHPYYSSQEEQQQQQHMQQQMQLQQMQQMQLQQMQQMQQQPYAPPLLEQKSSSRSKRGSRKGHHRSGKPSKHGSSATSAGGGAGEVGSGMIPSDKQQLQMQIEQNRDAMMRHKEVKKKQEAARAYRAMRENTAAAPSLAALLLVCIWISLVSGFSILAFGWIFNVFVQATPFFYVSLGTGSSLVLLGSFLAAFRSKTPASVAFGP, from the exons ATGGAGGAGCCGCCGCAGGGCGCTGTCCGTGCACCCCGGTCGCACACGTCGGCCGACTCGGCGGCGCGAGAGAGCAGCTACGGGTCTGCGCGCACCGCGGAGTCGGACGCCCGCCGCGAGGCCTGGGCCCGCCACCCGTACTACAGCAGCcaggaagaacagcagcagcagcagcatatgCAGCAGCAAATGCAGCTGCAACAGATGCAGCAGATGCAGCTGCAACAGATGCAGCAGATGCAGCAGCAGCCGTACGCACCCCCACTGCTCGAGCAGAAGTCGTCGTCGCGCTCCAAGCGCGGCTCGCGCAAGGGCCACCACCGAAGCGGAAAGCCCAGCAAGCACGGCTCCTCGGCCACCTCCGCCGGAGGAGGAGCG GGCGAGGTGGGCAGCGGCATGATCCCGAGCGACAAACAGCAGCTGCAGATGCAGATCGAGCAGAACCGTGATGCCATGATGCGCCACAAGGAGGTGAAGAAGAAGCAGGAGGCCGCGCGAGCCTACCGAGCCATGCGGGAGAACACCGCCGCCGCACC GTCGCTGGCCGCGCTTCTGCTGGTGTGCATCTGGATCTCCCTGGTGTCGGGCTTCTCCATCCTGGCGTTCGGCTGGATCTTCAACGTGTTCGTGCAGGCCACGCCCTTCTTCTACGTGTCCCTCGGCACCGGATCCAGCCTCGTCCTCCTCGGATCTTTCCTCGCCGCCTTCCGCAGCAAGACGCCAGCTTCGGTCGCCTTCGGCCCCTGA